A stretch of Lactuca sativa cultivar Salinas chromosome 6, Lsat_Salinas_v11, whole genome shotgun sequence DNA encodes these proteins:
- the LOC111905343 gene encoding uncharacterized protein LOC111905343 — protein MDLEDEGWVNIPYDEILEANEDGDEKNFSRKYIKSPAKLFKPKYFDTPQNSQDFVKDKPRFEKQLLSIPTQSDHGHDPIMIKESKEITSEHEPEPEFEPNQDQIIQVSFKKENQFVKKKMGSPRLSSREPDMCNIETSPFQYEEKSDDRVINCSSPSKMIKQEVIAWDENNERLNFWQWGLSGIGAFCSLGMVAATVCIIMLGNGRKDKQQNRKLKIQIYSDNKRIKKVVQQANEAMSAMRGVPLVKAQITYGGYYESI, from the exons ATGGATCTTGAAGATGAAGGATGGGTGAACATTCCTTACGATGAGATTCTTGAAGCTAATGAAGATGGTGATGAAAAAAACTTTTCAAGAAAATACATCAAGAGTCCTGCAAAACTTTTCAAACCGAAGTACTTCGATACCCCACAAAACTCCCAAGATTTTGTGAAAGACAAACCAAGATTTGAAAAACAATTACTTAGTATTCCAACCCAATCGGATCATGGACATGATCCGATTATGATCAAAGAGTCTAAAGAAATAACATCTGAGCATGAACCTGAGCCTGAGTTTGAACCGAATCAAGATCAGATCATTCAAGTTTCCTTCAAGAAAGAAAACCAATTTGTCAAAAAGAAAATGGGTTCTCCAAGATTGAGCTCTCGAGAACCCGATATGTGTAATATTGAAACAAGTCCTTTTCAATATGAGGAAAAAAGTGATGATCGTGTGATCAATTGTTCATCACCATCAAAGATGATCAAGCAAGAAGTGATTGCTTGGGATGAAAATAACGAAAGGTTGAATTTTTGGCAATGGGGTTTAAGTGGTATTGGTGCCTTTTGTTCTCTTGGCATGGTTGCAGCTACTGTTTGTATCATCATGTTAGGAAATGGAAGAAAGGACAAACAACAAAACCGAAAACTTAAGATTCAAATCTATTCAGACAACAAG AGGATAAAGAAAGTGGTGCAACAAGCAAATGAAGCAATGTCAGCAATGAGAGGGGTTCCTTTGGTCAAGGCTCAAATCACATATGGTGGATACTATGAAAGTATCTAG
- the LOC122194826 gene encoding secreted RxLR effector protein 161-like, whose product MDILEDTGMLGCKPSKFPTEQNLKLNKGDNEDRIDANMYQRLVGRLLYLQATRPDITYSVNVLSQFVSDPRANHWRAVLRYLKASLGHGILLPKDGSPDLVAYSDSDWLGCPYSRRSRIGYLLILGGAPVSWKSKKQSVVSRSSAEAEYRAMATTVCEILWVRWLLLELGLKVTTATPLLCDNQSTRHIAHNPVFHERMKHVEMDCFFVHERVESKEIAPV is encoded by the coding sequence ATGGACATTTTAGAAGACACGGGTATGCTTGGCTGTAAACCGAGCAAATTTCCCACGGAACAAAATCTCAAGCTCAACAAGGGGGATAACGAAGATCGGATCGACGCCAACATGTATCAGCGTCTCGTTGGTCGACTGCTCTATTTGCAAGCCACTCGTCCAGACATCACTTATTCAGTAAATGTATTGAGCCAGTTTGTTTCAGATCCTCGAGCCAATCATTGGCGTGCAGTTTTACGATATCTTAAAGCAAGCTTGGGACATGGGATACTACTACCGAAAGATGGGTCGCCAGATTTAGTCGCTTACAGTGATTCCGATTGGCTTGGATGTCCGTATTCACGTCGTTCTAGAATAGGTTATTTGTTGATCTTAGGTGGAGCTCCTGTCTCTTGGAAGTCGAAGAAACAATCAGTCGTCTCTCGCTCTTCAGCGGAGGCTGAATATCGAGCAATGGCCACCACTGTCTGCGAGATTCTATGGGTTCGATGGTTATTATTAGAACTAGGTCTGAAGGTCACTACCGCTACGCCACTTCTCTGTGATAATCAATCAACTCGTCACATTGCTCACAATCCTGTTTTTCACGAGAGAATGAAGCATGTGGAGATGGACTGCTTCTTTGTTCATGAAAGAGTAGAGTCTAAAGAGATAGCTCCGGTTTAG